The proteins below come from a single Drosophila suzukii chromosome X, CBGP_Dsuzu_IsoJpt1.0, whole genome shotgun sequence genomic window:
- the LOC118878363 gene encoding uncharacterized protein isoform X3 — MDGKKSGMATCNPVYKFQKANVIRFGAREWNNLPLQEKDRFKNMRFCGISPQDVIRFGDRL; from the exons atggaCGGAAAAAAGAGCGGAATGGCAACATGTAATCCAGTTTACAAGTTCCAGAAAGCA AACGTGATTCGTTTCGGAGCTAGAGAATGGAACAACTTGCCCCTCCAAGAAAAGGATCGCTTCAAAAACATG CGATTTTGCGGAATTTCCCCACAGGACGTGATACGTTTCGGAGATAGACTCTAA
- the LOC118878363 gene encoding protamine-like protein 99C isoform X1, giving the protein MLAAREWNKLPLQEKEHFKKMKQPQVFGSKSHGDSPDKSERDKRSPVLSPYARERESRNRMKRKPSKSIKNQVKKKAGPPSFLPKKRGFIPFMRRFQRINKDLLPNDLLKKATRIWCHLHRSHRKPLERPL; this is encoded by the exons ATG CTAGCTGCTAGAGAATGGAACAAGTTGCCCCTCCAGGAAAAGGAACACTTCAAAAAGATG AAACAACCTCAAGTGTTTGGAAGTAAGTCCCATGGGGACAGCCCCGATAAATCTGAGCGGGATAAACGTAGTCCAGTTCTTTCTCCGTATGCCCGAGAGAGGGAGTCCAGGAACAGAATGAAAAGGAAGCCATCCAAATCAATCAAGAACCAGGTTAAGAAGAAAGCCGGACCTCCTTCTTTTCTGCCAAAGAAACGCGGCTTTATACCCTTCATGCGCAGGTTTCAAAGGATCAATAAGGACTTGCTGCCCAATGATCTGTTGAAAAAGGCAACTCGTATTTGGTGTCATCTGCATAGAAGCCATCGCAAACCACTTGAGAGGCCACTTTG A
- the LOC118878363 gene encoding protamine-like protein 99C isoform X2: MDGKKSGMATCNPVYKFQKAVSTTINGYLNFLNDYKKRFCGISPQNVIRFGAREWNNLPLQEKDRFKNMDVIRFGDRL; this comes from the exons atggaCGGAAAAAAGAGCGGAATGGCAACATGTAATCCAGTTTACAAGTTCCAGAAAGCAGTGAGCACTACAATCAATGGCTACCTTAACTTCCTAAACGATTACAAAAAAAGATTTTGCGGAATTTCCCCACAGAACGTGATTCGTTTCGGAGCTAGAGAATGGAACAACTTGCCCCTCCAAGAAAAGGATCGCTTCAAAAACATG GACGTGATACGTTTCGGAGATAGACTCTAA